The following is a genomic window from Sutcliffiella horikoshii.
TTAATACCAACTGCCCCAAAGTAAACCGTAATGACATACAGCGTGGTATCCGTACTTCCTTGGAGGACAGAAGCAAGTCTCCCCATAAAGGAATCCGGCCCGTAGGTTGCTATCATGTCTGTCGTCATTCCAAGTGCTGCTGTTCCTGAGATCGGCCTGATAATGGATAGCGGAACGATTTCGGCGGGAATGCCTATTGCCTGCATAGCAGGTCTGACAAACTCCACCAGAAAGTCTAAGGCGCCTGAAGCCCTGAAGATCGAGATGGCAACGAGCATCCCTACCAAGAACGGGATGATGGATATCGCTATCTTGATGCCTTCTTTTCCGCCCTCCACAAAAGTCTCGTATGTGGGAACTTTTTTAAACGTTGCGTATAAAAGAATGAACCCAATAATGATAGGTATCATCCATAACGATATGAGTGAAATGAGTTGCATGGACTACCTCCTTTTCGCCATACGCCTGTAATAGAATAAGCGGTCTATTGTAATAGCAGCGATAGTGGAGCAAAGGGTGGCAACAAGGGTGGGACCGACTATTTCTGTAGGAGAAGCAGATCCATAATTCATCCTGATCGCAATGACCGTTGTTGGGATCAGAGTAAGGCTTGAAGTGTTGATTGCAAGAAACGTTATCATGGAACGGCTTGCTTCTATTTTCCCTCCGTTCAGTTCTCTCAGTTGTTCCATCGCTTTAATTCCCATGGGGGTTGCAGCATTTCCAAGGCCGAACATGTTCGCAATCATATTAGAGAGCATATATCCCATTGCAGGATGATCTGGCGGTACCTCCGGAAAGATCCTACGAACGATAGGTTTAAAAAGGGAAGCCAACTTCTCTAGTAGTCCAGCTTCCTGAGCTATCCTCATTAGTCCAAGCCAAAAGACTAGTATACTGATAAAACCGATGCAAATCGTTACCGCATCCTTTGCACCAGTAAATATTGCCTCGTTCACTTTATCCATCGTTCCATTAATCATCGCGAACAAGATTCCGATAATTGTCATGGCCACCCAGATAATGTTTACCATGAAATCTTTCCTGCCATGATGAAAAAGATATCTTTGAAGATACTCCAGAAACCGCCTTTCTTTTCTTGTTTCCGTTCGAAATAGATCGGTGTTTCCACTACAGCCTCATCATGGACAATCAGTGTGTACTCCCCCACCACTTCCGGAACATTTTCCCCGTCTTTCCATTCCTTTTTCGGGGTTTCAAGTGTCACCTTAATTCGTACATTTTCTCTTTCCTTTTTTGTCATAGGATATTTTACATCACGGGAGAGGGAGACTTTTCCTTTGTAAAAATCATCTTTCACATTGTCTAATTCTCCCTTTTCGGCTATATCATATAATTTATAGTCGACAAATGCCCTGTTGAACATATAGATATGATCTTTCCAATCATCCGGACCATTCAATGTCACGGCAATAACATCTAAACCTTCTTTAGAAGCAGTGGTAATAAGGGTGCGCTTTGCCCGTTTTGTATATCCTGTTTTACCACCTGTTGCGTATTGGTACATACCTGTTACCAAGCGGTGTTTATTAGTCCAACTCCTGTCCCATGATTCACCAGGGGCAGCTGGCGCACGGTAAACTTTTGTACCTGTAACCTCTTTGAACTTATCATTTTCCATTGCATATCTAGTCAATAGTGCCATGTCGTATGCAGTAGAGTAATGGTTCTCATGGTCATCCAATCCATGTGGATTTGCAAACTCTGTGTTAGTCATGCCAAGCTCTGCCGCTTTATCATTCATCATGAAGACAAAGCCTTCCAAACTGCCTCCAACATGTTCGGCTATCGCAACCGCAGAGTCATTTCCAGAGCGGAGCATCAAACCATACACTAGATGCTCAAGTTTGATTTTTTCCCCTGGTTTCAGGTAAAGGGATGAGCCTTCTGCCCGGACGGCCTTGTCACTGACCTTCACAATCTCATCCAGTTTTCCCGATTCAATTGCCAAGATAGCGGTCATCACCTTAGTGATACTGGCAATCCTCTGCTTGTCATGTGCATCTTTTTCGTAAATGATTCTGCCGCTTTCCTGTTCAATCAAGACCGCATTTCGAGAACTGACACCTACTTGTTCTGCATGTACATTATATGGAATGCATATGGAGAAAATCAGCAGCGAAACTATCGCGATGCTGAGCATTTTTCTTATGAGAGACATCCAATCCCATCCCTTATCTATTTTTGTACAAGTTTATGCGTGACCTGTCCTAGATTATGAATGGTTTTTATGTCGAATGAATGGAAACGAAAAAAGAGAGGCATAGGCCTCCCACACAAATCAAGATGGTTTCCATTTCAATCTTGACGCTTCTTGGTAGCGCTTTTCA
Proteins encoded in this region:
- a CDS encoding spore maturation protein, with the protein product MQLISLISLWMIPIIIGFILLYATFKKVPTYETFVEGGKEGIKIAISIIPFLVGMLVAISIFRASGALDFLVEFVRPAMQAIGIPAEIVPLSIIRPISGTAALGMTTDMIATYGPDSFMGRLASVLQGSTDTTLYVITVYFGAVGIKKMGDALKVGLLADVVGIIVSILVVTIFFAM
- a CDS encoding nucleoside recognition domain-containing protein — translated: MVNIIWVAMTIIGILFAMINGTMDKVNEAIFTGAKDAVTICIGFISILVFWLGLMRIAQEAGLLEKLASLFKPIVRRIFPEVPPDHPAMGYMLSNMIANMFGLGNAATPMGIKAMEQLRELNGGKIEASRSMITFLAINTSSLTLIPTTVIAIRMNYGSASPTEIVGPTLVATLCSTIAAITIDRLFYYRRMAKRR
- a CDS encoding D-alanyl-D-alanine carboxypeptidase family protein; amino-acid sequence: MSLIRKMLSIAIVSLLIFSICIPYNVHAEQVGVSSRNAVLIEQESGRIIYEKDAHDKQRIASITKVMTAILAIESGKLDEIVKVSDKAVRAEGSSLYLKPGEKIKLEHLVYGLMLRSGNDSAVAIAEHVGGSLEGFVFMMNDKAAELGMTNTEFANPHGLDDHENHYSTAYDMALLTRYAMENDKFKEVTGTKVYRAPAAPGESWDRSWTNKHRLVTGMYQYATGGKTGYTKRAKRTLITTASKEGLDVIAVTLNGPDDWKDHIYMFNRAFVDYKLYDIAEKGELDNVKDDFYKGKVSLSRDVKYPMTKKERENVRIKVTLETPKKEWKDGENVPEVVGEYTLIVHDEAVVETPIYFERKQEKKGGFWSIFKDIFFIMAGKISW